A genomic stretch from Lysobacter ciconiae includes:
- a CDS encoding M48 family metalloprotease: MRRIVLLTTALTFALASVCAPAQDSLPDIGSSAGELLTPGQQEEYGAMMLAQLRHYDYILEDPLIDSWLDALGSRLGASSDRPTQPFTFFMLRERQINAFATLGGYIGVNAGLVLAADREDEVAGVLAHEISHVTQQHVLRGAERTQRDQLPLLLGMLGAIVAAQAAGGSSSGEATQAAIMSAMGLAQQRQINYTRSNEHEADRIGLQTLARAGYDASAMADFFLVMQARSRANAAGAYDIPDYLMTHPVTTTRISEAKERAARLGASTGRFQPGSIATDNPLLPDGLVIQASASQGTGYFDLARERLRVFSAESPTAAIREYEQIAGRGELDEAQRYGLAIARLRAGQAPAAVTLLQGLMKDRPADLWINLGLAEAESRSGRKASADTRFEALAQRLPRNRAVVLTYASALLERDDLESGKRAQAVLRPLAGQSANDPEFQRSFARASEIAGEPIRAGEAYAEAAFLSGRAEQALVQLNVLKKRPEVDYYARARIEARIARITPTVLELHRQGIRDEVLERR, translated from the coding sequence TTGCGCCGCATCGTCTTGCTCACCACCGCCCTCACCTTTGCTCTGGCCAGTGTCTGTGCCCCGGCGCAGGACTCCCTGCCGGATATCGGCTCGTCCGCCGGTGAGTTGCTGACCCCGGGCCAGCAGGAGGAATACGGCGCGATGATGCTGGCGCAGTTGCGTCACTACGACTACATCCTGGAAGACCCGTTGATCGACAGCTGGCTGGATGCGCTGGGCAGCCGGCTGGGTGCGAGCAGTGACCGGCCGACCCAGCCGTTCACCTTTTTCATGCTGCGCGAACGCCAGATCAACGCCTTTGCCACCCTCGGCGGCTACATCGGCGTCAACGCCGGCTTGGTGCTGGCAGCCGATCGCGAGGACGAGGTCGCCGGGGTGCTGGCGCATGAGATCTCCCACGTCACCCAGCAACACGTGCTGCGCGGCGCGGAACGCACGCAGCGCGATCAGTTGCCACTCCTGCTGGGCATGCTGGGCGCGATCGTCGCCGCCCAGGCGGCAGGGGGCAGCTCGTCGGGCGAGGCCACCCAGGCCGCGATCATGTCGGCGATGGGCCTGGCCCAGCAGCGCCAGATCAACTACACCCGCTCCAACGAGCACGAGGCCGATCGCATCGGCTTGCAGACGCTGGCCCGCGCCGGTTACGACGCCAGCGCCATGGCCGACTTTTTCCTCGTCATGCAGGCGCGTTCGCGGGCCAATGCCGCCGGCGCCTATGACATTCCCGACTACCTGATGACGCACCCGGTCACCACGACCCGCATCAGCGAGGCCAAGGAGCGGGCGGCGCGGCTGGGCGCGAGCACCGGCCGCTTCCAGCCCGGCTCGATCGCCACCGACAATCCGCTGTTGCCGGACGGGCTGGTCATCCAGGCCAGCGCCAGCCAGGGCACCGGTTACTTCGACCTCGCCCGCGAGCGACTGCGTGTGTTCAGTGCCGAATCGCCGACGGCGGCGATCCGCGAGTACGAGCAGATCGCCGGGCGCGGCGAACTGGACGAAGCGCAGCGCTACGGCCTGGCGATCGCACGCCTGCGCGCCGGCCAGGCACCCGCGGCGGTGACCCTGCTGCAGGGCCTGATGAAGGATCGTCCGGCGGACCTGTGGATCAACCTGGGCCTGGCCGAGGCGGAATCGCGCAGCGGCCGGAAGGCGAGTGCCGACACCCGCTTTGAAGCGCTCGCGCAGCGATTGCCGCGCAATCGCGCTGTGGTCCTGACCTATGCCTCCGCGCTGCTGGAACGCGATGACTTGGAATCGGGCAAGCGCGCCCAGGCAGTGCTGCGGCCGTTGGCCGGCCAGTCCGCCAACGACCCCGAGTTCCAGCGCAGTTTTGCGCGCGCCAGTGAAATCGCCGGCGAGCCGATCCGCGCCGGTGAGGCCTACGCCGAGGCGGCGTTCCTGAGCGGCCGCGCCGAGCAGGCCCTGGTGCAGTTGAACGTGCTGAAGAAGCGCCCGGAGGTGGACTATTACGCGCGGGCGCGGATCGAGGCGCGCATCGCCCGGATCACGCCCACGGTGCTGGAACTGCATCGTCAGGGCATCCGCGACGAGGTACTGGAACGGCGCTAG